GAGAGACCCTACCCGAACCTCTGCCCGAGCTGCATGAGGAAGGTTATGAAGGCCCAGGTTAGGGCTTCCCTCAGCTGAGGTGCGCCTATGCCGAAGGGCTGCCTCGTCATAACCGTCAGTGGTCTGGCCGGTTCCGGAACTACTACCCTCTGCCGGAACCTTGCCAAGCACTACGGCTTCAAGCACGTTTACGCCGGGTTGATATTCCGGCAGATGGCGAAGGAAAGGGGAATGACCCTGGAGGAATTCCAGAAGTACGTCGAGTTCCACCCGGAGATAGATAGGGAAGTTGACCGGAGGCAGGTCGAGGCAGCCAAGGAGTGTAACGTTGTCATTGAGGGTAGGCTCGCCGGATGGATGGTCAAGAACGCGGACCTTAAGATATGGCTCGACGCTCCAATAATGGAGCGTGCCAAGAGGGTTGCAAGAAGGGAAGGCGTCTCCGTTGAGGAGGCCTTCGTCCAGATTGCCGAGAGGGAGAAACAGAACAGGAAAAGGTATTTAAACCTCTACGGTATCGACATCGAGGACAAGTCGATTTACGATTTAATCATAAACACTGCCAAATGGGGTCCCGATGGGGTCTTCGCGATTGTGAAGGCCGCCATCGACCACCTTTACCCCGACGGCGACGCGGGGTCGGGTTCAAGCCCGGAAAACAAAAAGAAGGAGGTGGGATGAATGCCAGCTATTGAGGTCGGAAGGATTGCCGTCGTTATTGCTGGAAGGAGGGCCGGACAGAAGGTCGTCGTTGCCGACATAATCGACAAGAACTTCGTCCTCGTCACCGGCGCTGGCCTCAACAAGGTCAAGCGCAGGAGGATGAACGTCAAGCACCTCGAGCCCCTTCCGGAGAAGGTCAACATCGAGCGCGGTGCCTCCGACGAGGAGATAAAGAAGGCCCTCGAAGAGGCCGGCATAAGCCTTGAGTGAGGGCTTTCCCTCACTCTTCTTCCAATAAGTTTCTTAACGCTTCTCTCGTTAATTCTTCGGGGATTGACATGATTGCACTCGTTACCGGCGCAACCGGTGGAATCGGAAGGCTTCTCGTGAAGGTGTTGCTTGATGAAAGTTACAGTGTTGTTGGCGTGGGAAGGAGACGGGAGAAGCTCGAGGAGCTGAAGGCCCTCGGCGACTTTGACTACATCGTTGCTGACTTAAGCGAGCCAAACAGTGCAGAAAGAATAGCAAAAGCCCTAAGGGAGCTTGGAATAGGGGAACTCGACCTCCTCGTGAACAACGCCGGCTATGCACTCAGGAAGCCCCTTCTTAAGCATAGCGACGAAGAACTCGAGAGGCTATTCAAGGTTAACGCGTTGGTTCCCATTGAGCTCACGCGGGAGCTGTTGCCCCTCTTTAGACCCGGCTCAACGGTCGTCTTCGTAATCAGCGGGGTCGCCTTCGTGAACGTTCCCGAGCTTCCATCTTACTGCGCCGCCAAGGGCGCACTGCACTACCTCGCGGTGAACCTCGAGCGGGAGCTGAAGAATAGGGGAATCCGTGTCATGCGCGTCTATCCAAAGCAGGTCAAGACGGAGTTCTTCACCCGGAACAACGTGCCATACCCGAAGGGTTCAATAGAACCCGAAGACGTCGTTAGGGCAATAATAAAGGGGCTGAAGAAGGGTAAACGGGAAGTCTTCGTCCCCGGCTACCTCAAACTGGTCAAATACCTCCCCAACTGGCCGGTTTTCACGTATCGCTTTAAGTATTAGGTGGGTTTATAAGGGGAGTTTTCGAGTTTAGGGCGATAACGCTCATCGGTGATGCTCATGGCGAGGGACGAAGTGAGGAGAATCCTTCCGGCTGACATAAAGCGAGAGGTACTGATTAAGGACGAGAAGGCCGAGACGAATCCAAAGTGGGGCTTTCCGCCGGAGAAGAGGCCGATGGAGATGCACATACAGTTCGGCATAATCAACCTCGACAAGCCGCCGGGACCGACGAGCCACGAAGTTGTCGCGTGGATTAAGAAGCTCTTCAACCTGAGCAAGGCCGGCCACGGCGGAACCCTCGACCCCAAGGTCAGTGGTGTTTTACCGGTTGCCCTTGAGAGGGCCACGAGGGTCGTTCAGGCGCTCCTTCCTGCAGGTAAGGAGTACGTAGCTTTGATGCACCTTCACGGTGACGTTCCCGAGGACAAAATCCTCGCAGTCATGAGGGAGTTCCAGGGCGAGATAATCCAGAGGCCACCGCTGAGGAGTGCCGTAAAGAGGCGCCTGAGGACGAGGAAGGTCTACTACATCGACGTGCTCGAGATAGACGGCAGGGACGTGCTCTTCCGCGTTGGCGTCGAGGCGGGAACGTACATACGCTCGCTCATCCACCACATAGGTCTAGCTTTGGGCGTTGGAGCTCACATGGCCGAGTTGCGCCGTACCAGAAGCGGTCCCTTCAAGGAGGACGAGACGCTGGTGACGCTCCACGATTTGGTGGACTACTACCACTTCTGGAAGGAGGACGGCATTGAGGAGTACTTCCGGAAGGCGATACAGCCGATGGAGAAGGCCGTCGAACACCTCCCCAAGGTGTGGATAAGGGATTCGGCCGTTTCAGCTGTGACGCACGGTGCAGATTTGGCCGTTCCGGGAATAGTCAAGCTCCACAAGGGCATAAAGAAGGGTGACCTCGTTGCGATAATGACCCTCAAGGACGAGCTTGTCGCTTTAGGAAAGGCCACGATGACGAGCGGGGAGATGCTCCAGAGGAGCAAGGGCATAGCGGTTGACGTTGACAAGGTCTTCATGCCAAGGGACTGGTATCCCAAAATGTGGTAGCGCCCCTTGCTGACGCAAGCGCCGGCGGAAGAGTTGGGTGCTTTTGATTGATTTTCCTCATAAACAACTTTTATTAAACGTTTTAGCGTATCGTAGCAAGGTGGCATGTATATGGGCTGGAAGGACCCTCGTCTCCTCCTAAACTTTCTTCTCGGGATTGTTTTTCTGGCAGTCATGTTTCACTACTTCCTTTCGCTTCCATGGCGAGAAAGCTTCTTGTTTGGGGTCGTCCTATCGCTTCTCTATACTCTGGCCCATGTTCTTTGGAAGGAACCAGAGAAATGGAGAAAGTCTGGGCTCTTAAAATCCAGGGGCTTAAGGTACCTCATCTTTTTCCTGGGCTCGTTTGGGTTCGGTGTGCTCTTGTTCGGGTTTATGTATCTGGTCTTTGCAAAACCGGGAACTTCGTTCGTTTCCCTCGTCAAGGTGCTCGGCGCTCTCTTTGCAATAGGCTCCTCCCTGATGTTCCTCGCCTCGGCGTTTTATAGCAAGAATAAGACGCCTGAGAAAATCACTTACTCCTGGCAGAACTTTCTGAGGGAGCTTTCGGCGTCAATTCTCCTATTCATGATTTCATACTTCTCCGGTGTTAGCTTGGAAAAGAGTGTTTCAATGGCTCTTTATGTTTTTGTTATCGCTGGCTGGTACTACTCCATGATGGCCCACAAATATGTGATATCTGACCGGGTACTCAAAATCCGGGCCGTTATGAATTTTGTTGCCATTACTTTGGGGCTGTACCTGTTTGTAACTGACAACGTAATCATCAGTGGGCTGGCTGGGGTAGTTTTCGCGGTTGTCTCTGAAAAAGACTACAAGATAACACGGAAGCTCATTGAGAGGGGACTGCTGGAGAGGAAATACGCTGAAATTGGGGCTGGACGCTTGTTTTATGCCGTCTTTTATGGACTTGGGGTGGTGGTTGCTTTGATGATAATCACAGGGAACTACAGCTTTTCGTTTATCCGGGAATCCCTGTTAACTATGTTTAGGCTCCTGTACCTCTTTACGACGATGTTTTTGCCCTTCGGGACGTTTATCGGGTGGTTGAGGTTGAGGATTCATGGTGTGGGAATCGATGAGCAATAGCGCTGGTGAAACCTGCCAACCTGGACATGGATTCGCGTGCATCCCCACCTTTATAAACCCCTCAACGAAGCACCGCACATGAGCCACTACTACTCCGAAGAGCCGAACGTCCCGCTGAAGACGAAGACGATAGAGGTCTGCCTTAGGGGCCACTGCTTCAAGTTCATCACTGCGAGCGGTGTCTTCTCCTTCGGGAAGCTCGACCGGGGGACGGAGTTGCTCATAGAGAACATGGTTCTCGACAGGAACTGGCGCGTCCTCGATTTGGGCTGTGGCTACGGGGCTATTGGCATAGTCGCATCGCGCTTCGTTGACTACGTCGTCATGACCGACGTGAACAGGAGAGCGGTCAGCATAGCGAGGAAAAACTTAAAAATCAACGGCGTTAGAAACGCCGAGGTCAGGTGGGGAAGCCTCTACGAGCCCGTTAAGGGCGAAAAATTCGACTCAATCATCACCAATCCCCCCGTGCACGCGGGAAAGGAAGTCCTGAGGGAAATAGTTATAAACGCTCCCCGGCATCTCAACGATGGTGGCCTCCTGCAACTGGTGATTAAGACGAAGCAGGGGGCAAAGTATATTAAGGCCCTCATGGATGAGCACTTCACCGAAGTGAGAGAGCTCGCGAAGGGGAGCGGTTACCGCGTGTACGCCGGGATTGCCTAGCCTGGGAAGGCGCGGGCCTTGAGAGCCCGTGGGCGTTTGCCCGCCGGGGTTCAAATCCCCGTCCCGGCGCCAAAATCCCTTTGATTCCCAAGAGGGATGGGAGGTGTATTCGTAATGACCGAGAACTTCAGGCACATAGTCCGCGTTGCGGGCGTTGATTTGGATGGACACAAGCAGTTGAGATGGGCACTGACAGGGATTAAGGGAATAGGAATAAACTTCGCCACTATGGTGCTCAGGGTTGCAGGACTCGACCCCTACATGAAGGCCGGTTACCTCACCGACGAGCAGGTCAAGCTGATAGAGAAAATCCTCGAGGACCCCGTCGCCCACGGAATCCCGGCCTGGGCCGTCAACAGGCCGAAGGACTACGAGACCGGCAAGGACATGCACCTCATTACCGCCAAGCTCGTTATGGCCTGGCGCGAGGACGTCAACAGGCTCAGGAGAATACGCGCTTACCGCGGTATAAGGCACGAGCTCGGCCTGCCACTCCGCGGTCAGAGGACCAGGTCGAACTTCAGGCACGGAACTACGGTCGGCGTTAGCAGGAGGAAGAAGTGAGGTGGTGTAAATGGGAGACCCGAAGAGGCAGAGGAAGAAGTACGAGACTCCCTCTCACCCCTGGATTAAGGAGAGACTCGACCGCGAGAGGGTTCTGAAGAGGAAGTACGCCCTCAAGAACAAGAAGGAGCTCTGGCGCCACGAGACCCAGCTCAAGGAGTTCAGGCGTAGGGCGAGGCGCCTTCTCGCCGCCCGCGGTAAGCAGGCCGAAATCGAGAGGCAGCAGCTCCTCCAGAGGCTCCACAGGCTCGGCCTTCTCCCGGCCGATGCAGTTCTCGATGACGTTCTCTCGCTCACCGTTGAGGACG
The Thermococcus sp. 21S9 DNA segment above includes these coding regions:
- a CDS encoding RNA-guided pseudouridylation complex pseudouridine synthase subunit Cbf5 — protein: MARDEVRRILPADIKREVLIKDEKAETNPKWGFPPEKRPMEMHIQFGIINLDKPPGPTSHEVVAWIKKLFNLSKAGHGGTLDPKVSGVLPVALERATRVVQALLPAGKEYVALMHLHGDVPEDKILAVMREFQGEIIQRPPLRSAVKRRLRTRKVYYIDVLEIDGRDVLFRVGVEAGTYIRSLIHHIGLALGVGAHMAELRRTRSGPFKEDETLVTLHDLVDYYHFWKEDGIEEYFRKAIQPMEKAVEHLPKVWIRDSAVSAVTHGADLAVPGIVKLHKGIKKGDLVAIMTLKDELVALGKATMTSGEMLQRSKGIAVDVDKVFMPRDWYPKMW
- a CDS encoding 50S ribosomal protein L14e, giving the protein MPAIEVGRIAVVIAGRRAGQKVVVADIIDKNFVLVTGAGLNKVKRRRMNVKHLEPLPEKVNIERGASDEEIKKALEEAGISLE
- a CDS encoding SDR family oxidoreductase, with translation MIALVTGATGGIGRLLVKVLLDESYSVVGVGRRREKLEELKALGDFDYIVADLSEPNSAERIAKALRELGIGELDLLVNNAGYALRKPLLKHSDEELERLFKVNALVPIELTRELLPLFRPGSTVVFVISGVAFVNVPELPSYCAAKGALHYLAVNLERELKNRGIRVMRVYPKQVKTEFFTRNNVPYPKGSIEPEDVVRAIIKGLKKGKREVFVPGYLKLVKYLPNWPVFTYRFKY
- a CDS encoding class I SAM-dependent methyltransferase, coding for MSHYYSEEPNVPLKTKTIEVCLRGHCFKFITASGVFSFGKLDRGTELLIENMVLDRNWRVLDLGCGYGAIGIVASRFVDYVVMTDVNRRAVSIARKNLKINGVRNAEVRWGSLYEPVKGEKFDSIITNPPVHAGKEVLREIVINAPRHLNDGGLLQLVIKTKQGAKYIKALMDEHFTEVRELAKGSGYRVYAGIA
- a CDS encoding 30S ribosomal protein S13 — translated: MTENFRHIVRVAGVDLDGHKQLRWALTGIKGIGINFATMVLRVAGLDPYMKAGYLTDEQVKLIEKILEDPVAHGIPAWAVNRPKDYETGKDMHLITAKLVMAWREDVNRLRRIRAYRGIRHELGLPLRGQRTRSNFRHGTTVGVSRRKK
- a CDS encoding 30S ribosomal protein S4, translated to MGDPKRQRKKYETPSHPWIKERLDRERVLKRKYALKNKKELWRHETQLKEFRRRARRLLAARGKQAEIERQQLLQRLHRLGLLPADAVLDDVLSLTVEDVLERRLQTIVYKKGLARTIKQARQLIVHGHIEVNGQIIRSPGYLVLREEEDTITYSKNSPFAKESHPERMVIEQAKQGGEA
- a CDS encoding potassium transporter Kef; the encoded protein is MGWKDPRLLLNFLLGIVFLAVMFHYFLSLPWRESFLFGVVLSLLYTLAHVLWKEPEKWRKSGLLKSRGLRYLIFFLGSFGFGVLLFGFMYLVFAKPGTSFVSLVKVLGALFAIGSSLMFLASAFYSKNKTPEKITYSWQNFLRELSASILLFMISYFSGVSLEKSVSMALYVFVIAGWYYSMMAHKYVISDRVLKIRAVMNFVAITLGLYLFVTDNVIISGLAGVVFAVVSEKDYKITRKLIERGLLERKYAEIGAGRLFYAVFYGLGVVVALMIITGNYSFSFIRESLLTMFRLLYLFTTMFLPFGTFIGWLRLRIHGVGIDEQ
- the cmk gene encoding (d)CMP kinase, translated to MPKGCLVITVSGLAGSGTTTLCRNLAKHYGFKHVYAGLIFRQMAKERGMTLEEFQKYVEFHPEIDREVDRRQVEAAKECNVVIEGRLAGWMVKNADLKIWLDAPIMERAKRVARREGVSVEEAFVQIAEREKQNRKRYLNLYGIDIEDKSIYDLIINTAKWGPDGVFAIVKAAIDHLYPDGDAGSGSSPENKKKEVG